The proteins below are encoded in one region of Knoellia sp. S7-12:
- a CDS encoding DUF3427 domain-containing protein, whose protein sequence is MTGDPNDSLLEGLYESLITAELEARLAADGLHLVGRGPVDEGDEPEILARHIRDAALRALRGERNRDARLALVNRLVDHLGAPDLTLAASSSQLLSVGLPTAPGGYPRNFRDRPATPLSDAALLTNAQGEPSVGHEIIAELASADRVDVIMAFVKWYGLRLLEDRLREIKSRGIPLRLITTTYMGATERAALDRLVRDFGAEVKIQYDSQRTRLHAKAWLFRRNTGFDTAYVGSSNLSRAAMLDGVEWNVRLSSVATPTLIQKFSATFDSYWNDPTFESYDPDTDRDRLDDALAEAGGSKTHDRVTLTLSGLEVRPYAYQQEMLDQLEVERVVHGRHRNLVVAATGTGKTVIAGLDYRRLAAAAPMRPTLLFVAHRREILEQSLRTYREVLADPNFGELYVGGARPERWEHVFASVQSLTAYGIDNIPPGAFRIVVIDEFHHAEAKTYRRILERLNPRELVGLTATPERGDGVDVRQFFDGRTAAELRLWDALKADLLTPFHYFAIADGLDMRGVDWKAGSYDPTELSSLVTGNDTRARIVLKALRDKVADLSTMKAVAFCVSQDHARYMAQVFNEAGISAATVLGDTRANDRDAAIANLRSGAVQALFTVDVFNEGVDVPAINTVLFLRPTESATVFLQQLGRGLRRAQDKAVLTALDFVGHHRTEFRFDQRFRAMTGSSRTQLERDIERGFPFLPAGTQIVLDRQSQELVLQNVRAQVIKRWANITGELRAHPTANLGQFLHDSGVELSDVVRGDRSWSRLRREAGLDMAAPGTREEAILKRVRALVHVDDPDRAVAYLQWLSDDAPSYESANPALQAFGRMLFFSLWPDGGGFDSYAAGLSALRSESAARSDLRAVIQLGLDTAERVSAPLGDDLALRPLRVHGRYTREEIVAALDYVSINGRKANSFREGVLFSPAANADAFLVTLNKSEAEYSPTTMYQDYAISQELFHWESQSVTAVASPTGQRYLNHRARGSHILLFARQQKVTEFGTGAPYLFLGEADYVEHRGERPIAITWRLRTPMPTVDFTAAKVVA, encoded by the coding sequence GTGACCGGGGATCCGAATGACAGCCTGCTGGAAGGGCTCTACGAGAGTCTGATCACCGCAGAGCTCGAAGCTCGGCTCGCGGCTGACGGGCTCCACCTTGTGGGGCGAGGTCCTGTCGACGAGGGCGACGAACCCGAGATCCTTGCCCGCCACATTCGAGACGCCGCTCTGCGCGCGCTCCGGGGTGAGCGCAACCGAGACGCCCGACTCGCTCTCGTTAACCGCCTTGTCGATCATCTGGGGGCGCCCGATCTGACACTTGCCGCGTCGTCAAGCCAACTTCTCTCAGTGGGATTGCCAACGGCTCCGGGTGGCTATCCGCGCAACTTCCGCGATCGCCCCGCCACTCCCCTGTCAGATGCGGCGCTCTTGACCAACGCCCAGGGCGAACCGTCCGTCGGCCACGAGATCATTGCCGAGCTCGCGAGCGCCGACCGTGTCGACGTAATCATGGCGTTCGTCAAGTGGTACGGCCTGCGCCTTCTGGAGGACCGCCTTCGCGAGATCAAGAGTCGCGGTATCCCCTTGAGGCTGATCACGACCACCTACATGGGCGCGACCGAACGCGCCGCGCTGGACCGCCTCGTCCGGGACTTCGGGGCCGAGGTCAAGATCCAATACGACTCACAGCGCACTCGCCTCCACGCCAAGGCCTGGCTCTTCCGACGAAACACAGGTTTCGACACGGCATACGTGGGCTCAAGCAACCTGTCTCGGGCAGCGATGCTGGACGGCGTCGAGTGGAACGTCCGCCTGTCGTCGGTCGCAACGCCGACGCTCATCCAGAAGTTCAGCGCAACGTTCGACAGCTATTGGAATGACCCCACATTCGAGAGCTATGACCCCGACACTGACCGGGATCGGCTCGACGACGCGCTGGCTGAGGCAGGCGGAAGCAAGACTCATGACCGCGTCACGCTCACTCTGTCTGGCCTGGAAGTCCGGCCGTACGCGTACCAGCAGGAGATGCTCGACCAACTTGAAGTCGAGCGGGTCGTGCACGGTCGTCACCGCAACCTCGTCGTCGCCGCAACCGGAACAGGCAAGACCGTCATTGCCGGGCTCGACTACCGACGCCTGGCAGCTGCTGCTCCAATGCGCCCGACCTTGCTGTTCGTCGCCCATCGACGCGAGATTCTGGAACAGTCGCTGCGGACCTATCGCGAAGTACTCGCCGACCCCAACTTCGGCGAGCTGTACGTCGGCGGCGCGCGACCCGAGCGATGGGAGCACGTCTTCGCCTCCGTGCAATCCCTGACGGCATACGGCATCGACAACATCCCACCTGGCGCTTTCCGCATTGTCGTGATCGACGAATTCCACCATGCGGAGGCGAAGACGTATAGGCGGATCCTGGAGCGCCTAAATCCTCGCGAGCTCGTGGGCCTAACAGCGACTCCCGAGCGGGGCGATGGCGTCGACGTCCGACAGTTCTTCGATGGACGTACGGCCGCAGAGTTGCGCTTGTGGGATGCGCTCAAAGCCGACCTCTTGACGCCCTTCCACTACTTCGCCATCGCGGATGGGCTGGACATGAGAGGCGTTGATTGGAAGGCCGGGTCGTACGACCCAACGGAACTCTCCAGTCTCGTGACCGGCAACGACACCAGAGCTCGGATCGTTCTCAAGGCCCTGCGCGACAAGGTGGCCGACTTGAGCACCATGAAGGCTGTCGCCTTTTGCGTGTCTCAGGATCACGCCCGCTACATGGCTCAGGTCTTCAACGAAGCGGGCATCAGCGCTGCAACCGTGCTCGGTGACACACGTGCCAACGACCGCGACGCCGCAATCGCCAATCTCCGAAGTGGCGCGGTCCAAGCCCTCTTCACAGTCGACGTGTTCAACGAAGGTGTGGACGTCCCTGCCATCAACACGGTGCTCTTCCTCCGCCCGACGGAGAGCGCAACCGTCTTCCTCCAGCAACTCGGCCGAGGGTTGCGTCGGGCGCAAGACAAGGCCGTCCTCACTGCCCTGGACTTCGTTGGCCACCACCGCACAGAGTTCCGATTCGATCAGCGGTTCCGGGCGATGACGGGAAGCAGTCGCACTCAGCTTGAGCGGGACATTGAGCGCGGCTTCCCGTTCCTGCCTGCAGGCACGCAGATTGTCCTCGATCGACAGAGTCAGGAGCTCGTTCTCCAGAACGTCCGTGCTCAGGTCATCAAGCGCTGGGCCAACATCACTGGTGAGTTGCGCGCTCACCCCACCGCGAACCTCGGGCAGTTCCTGCACGACTCCGGCGTCGAACTTTCGGACGTCGTACGCGGCGACCGTTCCTGGTCGCGTCTCCGGCGGGAAGCGGGTCTCGATATGGCCGCGCCTGGCACCCGCGAGGAAGCAATCCTAAAGCGGGTGCGCGCGTTGGTCCACGTGGACGATCCCGATCGTGCCGTGGCCTATCTGCAGTGGTTGAGCGACGACGCCCCCTCATACGAATCGGCAAACCCGGCGCTCCAAGCGTTTGGTCGCATGCTGTTCTTCTCCCTGTGGCCCGACGGTGGCGGATTCGATTCGTATGCCGCTGGCCTGAGTGCGCTCCGAAGCGAGTCAGCCGCACGGAGCGATCTGAGAGCGGTCATCCAACTTGGGCTAGATACAGCAGAACGAGTCAGCGCGCCGCTCGGCGACGACCTGGCACTTCGCCCGTTACGAGTACATGGGCGGTACACACGCGAGGAAATCGTCGCGGCGCTGGACTACGTCTCGATCAACGGTCGTAAGGCCAACAGCTTCCGCGAGGGTGTCCTGTTCTCCCCAGCAGCAAACGCGGACGCCTTCCTGGTGACTCTCAACAAATCAGAGGCTGAGTACTCTCCGACCACGATGTACCAGGACTACGCGATCAGCCAGGAGCTCTTCCACTGGGAGTCGCAGTCAGTCACGGCCGTTGCATCACCAACTGGGCAGCGGTATCTCAACCACCGCGCACGAGGAAGCCACATCCTGCTCTTTGCTCGCCAGCAGAAGGTCACGGAATTCGGTACCGGCGCTCCTTACCTGTTCCTCGGCGAGGCCGACTACGTCGAGCACCGCGGCGAGCGCCCTATCGCCATCACATGGCGCCTACGAACCCCAATGCCCACCGTCGATTTCACAGCAGCGAAGGTAGTCGCATGA
- a CDS encoding SRPBCC domain-containing protein, with protein MVDILHQVGVHATPDKVYDAIATIEGLRGWWTEETTGSTDIGGVIQFRFPAGGFDMLVRESVPGERVAWEVVDGPEEWIGTTIDWSLTHEDGWTTVNFGHRDWREPVLFMHHCSTKWATYLMSLKQLLEVGAGAPSPRDLKIINWEIEAAAS; from the coding sequence ATGGTTGACATCCTGCACCAGGTGGGGGTCCACGCGACTCCCGACAAGGTCTACGACGCCATCGCCACCATCGAGGGACTCAGAGGATGGTGGACCGAAGAGACAACCGGCTCCACGGACATCGGCGGCGTGATCCAATTCCGTTTCCCCGCAGGCGGATTCGACATGCTGGTGCGCGAGAGCGTCCCCGGCGAACGCGTGGCCTGGGAGGTTGTCGACGGTCCCGAGGAGTGGATCGGGACGACCATCGACTGGTCCCTGACCCATGAGGACGGCTGGACGACCGTGAACTTCGGGCACCGCGACTGGCGGGAGCCGGTCCTGTTCATGCACCACTGCAGCACCAAGTGGGCGACCTATCTGATGAGTCTCAAGCAGCTCCTCGAGGTGGGCGCCGGTGCGCCGAGTCCGCGCGACCTCAAGATCATCAACTGGGAGATCGAGGCCGCTGCGAGCTGA
- a CDS encoding nuclease-related domain-containing protein produces MAEVSADKQMKLRYAGQCHLCARELPARAEAIYDRTTKTVRCVDCSPEPLPEATSVEASAEPIVVVEQAEGADEVQQVEVGSAGLSARREFERRHANREQRIRTKHRKVGGLMLALSDDPQSTTAWDKGALGEERLANGLNKRSSPSLRVLHDRRIPGTRANIDHIAATPSGIWVIDAKRYVGKRPTLRVEGGLFRPRTETLMVGGRKQNRLVDGMLKQLEVVRGVIGQAIPVTGVLCFIESDWPLIGGDFTTRGVRVTWPKRLYSRLEAEGSLTCDVETHHRNLAQALPSA; encoded by the coding sequence GTGGCCGAGGTGTCCGCCGACAAGCAGATGAAGCTCCGCTATGCGGGTCAATGTCACCTGTGCGCGCGAGAGCTCCCGGCCCGAGCCGAGGCCATCTACGACCGCACGACCAAGACCGTGCGATGCGTTGACTGCAGCCCTGAGCCTTTGCCTGAAGCCACGAGTGTCGAAGCCTCAGCCGAACCGATCGTCGTCGTCGAACAGGCCGAAGGCGCCGACGAAGTTCAGCAGGTTGAGGTTGGGAGCGCTGGCCTTTCGGCCAGGCGGGAGTTTGAGCGACGTCATGCCAATCGCGAACAGCGCATCCGCACGAAGCACCGAAAAGTAGGCGGACTCATGCTCGCCCTGAGCGATGACCCTCAATCCACCACGGCCTGGGACAAAGGCGCCCTTGGCGAGGAGCGCCTTGCCAACGGCCTCAACAAGCGCTCCTCCCCCAGCCTCCGCGTTCTTCACGACCGTCGCATCCCCGGAACACGAGCGAACATCGACCACATCGCGGCGACGCCCAGTGGTATCTGGGTCATCGACGCAAAGCGCTATGTGGGCAAGCGTCCAACGCTTCGGGTCGAAGGCGGGCTCTTTCGGCCTCGCACGGAGACGTTGATGGTGGGCGGGCGCAAACAGAACAGGCTCGTCGACGGAATGCTCAAGCAGCTCGAGGTGGTGCGCGGGGTCATAGGCCAGGCGATCCCGGTGACAGGCGTGCTGTGCTTCATCGAGTCCGACTGGCCACTCATCGGAGGCGATTTCACCACTCGAGGAGTGAGGGTCACCTGGCCCAAGCGCCTCTACTCCCGCCTCGAGGCGGAGGGGTCGCTGACTTGTGACGTCGAGACGCACCACCGCAACCTCGCACAAGCCCTTCCCTCTGCCTGA
- a CDS encoding SRPBCC family protein, translating to MEFGTLERQVHVEASPEVVFDVVSRPEHIREWWSDDASLDDVVPGAVGEVVWGERAQVESFTVVEVDRPHRFSFRWVISEGEAATQGNSLLVTFDLEPSATGTTLRLTETGFRERGWEVALLEEAYRDHENGWDTFLPRLAAYAGALAGSSASS from the coding sequence ATGGAGTTCGGAACGCTGGAGCGACAGGTACACGTCGAGGCCTCGCCGGAGGTGGTCTTCGATGTGGTGAGTCGTCCGGAACACATCCGCGAGTGGTGGTCCGACGACGCCAGCCTCGACGACGTGGTCCCGGGCGCCGTCGGTGAGGTGGTCTGGGGCGAGCGCGCACAGGTCGAGTCCTTCACTGTCGTCGAGGTGGACCGACCGCATCGGTTCTCCTTCCGCTGGGTCATCTCTGAGGGAGAAGCGGCCACGCAGGGCAACTCGCTCCTGGTGACCTTCGATCTCGAGCCCTCCGCGACCGGCACGACGCTGCGGCTCACCGAGACCGGCTTCCGGGAGAGGGGTTGGGAGGTCGCCCTCCTCGAGGAGGCCTACCGCGACCACGAGAACGGGTGGGACACCTTCCTGCCTCGGCTGGCCGCCTACGCAGGGGCCTTGGCGGGGTCGTCAGCGTCGTCATGA